CCGGTACGCGCAGGCACTGGCACGTAATCGCGCCAGGCCACCGCTACCGGACGCACCACATAAGGATCCAGCACGTTGTAGTTAAAGTTAAACATCGTGCGGTTAAAGCCTTCAAGCGGGTCACTGCGCTGCGCAGGTACGTCGTTGTCGGCCGGTTTGGAACTGGCACATCCCACCAGCAATACGCTGGCCAGCGCCAGACCGGTCAGGCGGTAATTCATTCTTATCTCCCTGTGCGTGAAAATGGTGTATCGCTTCAGGGCTGCTGCTGATTAATTTCCACAGCAAGTTGCTGATGACCATCCCAGGGGGTAACCGCGCTTAAACCAAACCAATCGCCAGACTGAGGATTGGCGCTACCATCGCGCGAAATACGAACCCGGATCTGCACCTGATGCTGCGCCGACAATAAACGGTCAGGCATCATAGCGTTACTGTCATCCAGCGTGAGCGATAACGGGAAATGGCTGAGCGGAAAACGCTTCACAGCCACAGGCACCGGTGATACACCGTCAGTAACAGAAATATACATCACTCCGCCCTGCGGCAACATTTTTTCTGCCTGCGGATTTAAACTCACCGTCAATGCCAGATGCGTATTTTGCTGTCCCGCGTCAGTTTTCGCTTGTTCAATACTGCGCTCGATCATCGCGATACGCTTATCCCCGGCCGGTAACAGTTTCAGCATCATCTGCCAGGCACCAATCGCCTCGTCATATTGCTGCTGTTCGAAGGCGTTAAATGCCAGCAAACTCAGGGTACGCACGTTGCTGTGATCGCGTTTCAGCAGGTCACGCAGCAACACGCTGGCCTGACGATTATCCTGCGGATCGCTGGAGCGCGTCAGCACCTCGGCGTAATCCTGCTGCAGTTCCAGATTATTCGGAGCCAGCTGCAACGCCCGTTCGAACGCCTGGCTGGCATCGCTGGCATTGTTCAGCACCATGCCGAGGCGGCCCAGCATGGTCCAGTCATTCAGGTTTTGCGGGTCGGATTGCAGTGAAGTACGTAGCCCCAGTTGCAGTCGCGCCAGTTCTTCCATGGTCAACGGCTTGGCCTGCGGGTCCATCACGCGCGCGCGCAGCGCCGGATATTCCTCCTGCACTGACGTCCAACCCGCCAGCTGCGCCAGCCCGCCGGTTTTCAGATACATTCCCAGCGACACCACCACCAGTAATCCGACGCCCGGCAACAGAATCCAGCGGCTGCTTTGCTGGTTGCGCGCGGCTTCACCCGGTTGCGGAACATCGGTCAGCAAGGTTTGTTGCAGCTCGCGTACCATTTCCGGACGCTCCGCTACCACACCTTCCTCTTCATCCCGCTCCAGTTCACGCAGGCGCTGCTGATAAAAGTCAGTATTCAGACGATCGCGATCGCCATTGCTGGCCACGCGCTGACGCCAGCCCGCGCTGAGAAACAACGCACAAGCCGCAGCCAGTAAAATAATCAGGGTAATCCAGAATCCACTCATTACGACTTCCCGTCACGCTTCAAAATCGCCGCAAGGCGCTGTTGTTCGTTTTCATCCAGTTCGCTGCGCGTTTTACGCTGGCGACTGCGCAGGATAATGATCAGGCCACCCAGCACCACAAACAGCGCCGGGCCAACCCACAAAATCAGGGTAGATGGCGTGACCGGAGGTTCATAGGTCACGAAGTTGCCATAGCGCGCCACCATGTAATTGATGATTTGCTGTCGGCTCTGCCCCTGCTTCATCAATTCATACACTTTCAGGCGCATATCCGCCGCAATCATGGCGTTGGAATCGGCAATGCTGTTGTTCTGGCATTTCGGGCAGCGCAGCGAACCGGTCAGGTCGCGGTACTGCTCCTCCTGCTGTACCGAATCGAACTGGTAAGTATCGATCGCTGCCCACAGGCTGGTGCTCAGCAGCACCCCCGCGAGCAAAAGAAGCAGCCGTTTCACGCGCCTGCCTCCTTGCTGTATTTATCCCACAGCGGTTTCACTTCCTGCTGCCAGACGCGCTCGTTCATGTCGCCCGCGTGGCGATAGCGAATAATGCCTTTACCATCAATCAGGAAGGTTTCTGGCGCGCCATAAACACCCAAATCGAGACCCAGCATGCCATCACCGTCATACAGGCTGAGTGCGTAAGGATTGCCCAGCGTATTCAACCAGGTCACGGCTTTGGTGCGGTCGTCTTTATAATTAAGACCGACCACGCGAATGCCTTTTTCCGCCAGCGTGTTGAGATATTCATGCTCGGCGCGACAAGTAGGACACCAGGTGGCCCAGACGTTAAGCAGAATCGGCTTGCCATCGGTCAGAACCTGCTGGCTGTAGATTTTGCCCGGTTTGTCGAGGGCTTCCAGCTTAAATACCGGCACCGGTTTACCGATCAACGCAGATTCCAGCAACGTCGGGTCGTCACCGTTGGCGTTGCGCGACAACTGCCACAGCAGCGCCGCCGCCAGCAGCAGAAACAATACCAGCGGAATAAAAAGGATCTTCTTGTTCATGCCTGCTCCTCCCGTGGCGTTTTTTTGCGCGAACGATAACGCGGATCGAGCAGACACAGCAGGCCACCCACCGCCATAAACACGCCGCCGAACCAAATCCAGCGCACGAACGGTTTGTAATAAATACGCACCGCCCAGGAGCCATCATCCAGCTCTTCTCCTAACGCGGCGTAGAGATCGCGGGTAAAGCCACCGCTGATCGCGGCTTCGGTCATCATGGTACGCGCCGCCGTATAGAAGCGTTTTTCCGCATGCAGCACCGCTTCCGGTTTGCCATCACGGGTCACGTCGATGATCGCCACGCCACCGCTGTAGTTCGGACCTTGCAGGTTGTGAACATCGCGGAAAATAAAGTGATAATTATGGATATCAACATTATCGCCAGACTTCATGCGCACATCGCGTTCCACGCTGTATTGCGTACTGAAGGCGATACCAATCACCGTCACCGCAACGCCGAGATGACCGAGCACCATGCCCCAGTGGCTGCGCGTCAGATGACGCAGACCGGAAAAGAAAGTGTGACGATGGGTGGCGCGTTCATGCAGCTCCATCAGCGTCAGGAGGATCACCCAAATCGACATCAGCAGCCCGATCACCGTCATCGCTTCAATGCGATCCTGCAACAACCACGGCAGAGCGATAGAGAGGATCAGCGTAACTAGCAGCGCGATCCCCAGACGCTTCCACAGCTTCTGCGGTTCGTCACGACGCCAGCGCACCAGCGGCCCAATGCCCAGCATCAGCGCGAACGGCGCCATCAGCCAGGTGAACATGGTATTAAAGAAGGGTTCACCGACGGAAATGCTGCCCAGGCCCAGCTGCTTATGCACCAGCGGCAACAGGGTTCCCAGCAGCACCACCAGCATGGCGGCAATCAACAGGACGTTATTGCCGAGCAGGAAAGATTCACGCGACCAGGCTTCATTTTGCACCCGGCTACGTACCTGGCCCCCTTTAATCGCGTACAGCAACAGCGAGCTGCCAATCACGATCACCAGGAAGGCGAGGATAAACATGCCGCGCGCCGGGTCGGACGCAAACGAGTGTACCGACACCAGCACGCCAGAACGTACGAGGAAAGTCCCCAGCAGACTGAGCGAGAACGCGGTGATCGCCAGCAGCACTGTCCAGGATTTGAAACTGCCGCGTTTTTCCGTCACCGCCAGCGAGTGCATCAGCGCCGTACCGGCCAGCCACGGCATAAAGGACGCGTTTTCTACCGGATCCCAGAACCACCAGCCACCCCAGCCCAGCTCGTAATAAGCCCAGGCCGAGCCAAGCACGATGCCGATAGTCAGGAATACCCAGGCGGCGGTGGTCCACGGACGTGACCAGCGCGCCCAGGCGGTATCCAGTCGGCCCGCCATCAGCGAAGCAATGGCAAAGGCAAACGCGACTGAGAAACCGACATAGCCCATATACAGCAACGGCGGATGGAAAATCAGGCCGATATCCTGCAACATCGGGTTAAGATCGCTGCCATCAATCGGGAAGTTCGGTAAGGTGCGGGTAAAGGGGTTCGATGTCAGGGTGATAAACAGCAGGAAGCCGAGGTTAATCATCCCCATCACCGACAGTACGCGCGCCAGCGCATCCTGCGGCATGCCGCGACTGAAAATCGCCACCGCCAGCGTCCAGGTGCTGAGCAGCAGCACCCATAACAGCAACGAACCTTCATGTGCACCCCAGGTCGCCGCTATGCGGTAATACACCGGCAGCAGCGTATTGGAGTTGGTCGCGACATAGGCCACGGTGAAGTCGTTGACGATAA
This genomic stretch from Pantoea cypripedii harbors:
- the ccmI gene encoding c-type cytochrome biogenesis protein CcmI, which encodes MSGFWITLIILLAAACALFLSAGWRQRVASNGDRDRLNTDFYQQRLRELERDEEEGVVAERPEMVRELQQTLLTDVPQPGEAARNQQSSRWILLPGVGLLVVVSLGMYLKTGGLAQLAGWTSVQEEYPALRARVMDPQAKPLTMEELARLQLGLRTSLQSDPQNLNDWTMLGRLGMVLNNASDASQAFERALQLAPNNLELQQDYAEVLTRSSDPQDNRQASVLLRDLLKRDHSNVRTLSLLAFNAFEQQQYDEAIGAWQMMLKLLPAGDKRIAMIERSIEQAKTDAGQQNTHLALTVSLNPQAEKMLPQGGVMYISVTDGVSPVPVAVKRFPLSHFPLSLTLDDSNAMMPDRLLSAQHQVQIRVRISRDGSANPQSGDWFGLSAVTPWDGHQQLAVEINQQQP
- a CDS encoding cytochrome c-type biogenesis protein gives rise to the protein MKRLLLLLAGVLLSTSLWAAIDTYQFDSVQQEEQYRDLTGSLRCPKCQNNSIADSNAMIAADMRLKVYELMKQGQSRQQIINYMVARYGNFVTYEPPVTPSTLILWVGPALFVVLGGLIIILRSRQRKTRSELDENEQQRLAAILKRDGKS
- a CDS encoding DsbE family thiol:disulfide interchange protein, with translation MNKKILFIPLVLFLLLAAALLWQLSRNANGDDPTLLESALIGKPVPVFKLEALDKPGKIYSQQVLTDGKPILLNVWATWCPTCRAEHEYLNTLAEKGIRVVGLNYKDDRTKAVTWLNTLGNPYALSLYDGDGMLGLDLGVYGAPETFLIDGKGIIRYRHAGDMNERVWQQEVKPLWDKYSKEAGA
- a CDS encoding heme lyase CcmF/NrfE family subunit, coding for MMPEIGSFLLCLALGLALLLSVYPLWGAVRQDARLMALARPLTWGMFACIAGAFLVLVHAFIVNDFTVAYVATNSNTLLPVYYRIAATWGAHEGSLLLWVLLLSTWTLAVAIFSRGMPQDALARVLSVMGMINLGFLLFITLTSNPFTRTLPNFPIDGSDLNPMLQDIGLIFHPPLLYMGYVGFSVAFAFAIASLMAGRLDTAWARWSRPWTTAAWVFLTIGIVLGSAWAYYELGWGGWWFWDPVENASFMPWLAGTALMHSLAVTEKRGSFKSWTVLLAITAFSLSLLGTFLVRSGVLVSVHSFASDPARGMFILAFLVIVIGSSLLLYAIKGGQVRSRVQNEAWSRESFLLGNNVLLIAAMLVVLLGTLLPLVHKQLGLGSISVGEPFFNTMFTWLMAPFALMLGIGPLVRWRRDEPQKLWKRLGIALLVTLILSIALPWLLQDRIEAMTVIGLLMSIWVILLTLMELHERATHRHTFFSGLRHLTRSHWGMVLGHLGVAVTVIGIAFSTQYSVERDVRMKSGDNVDIHNYHFIFRDVHNLQGPNYSGGVAIIDVTRDGKPEAVLHAEKRFYTAARTMMTEAAISGGFTRDLYAALGEELDDGSWAVRIYYKPFVRWIWFGGVFMAVGGLLCLLDPRYRSRKKTPREEQA